acttggaaatccaagtgtgccactggaaagatgagatgaaatcgcttgaaaacgatataaggaaggccggaatcggagttacggtttggaaatggcaagcgattcaagaatgacaccggtctgcaatttacagcaagtaggcatctaaatgcaacgaaatgaacatgctacagccaccaaacatgacaacaaaatacatgggagGGATGCACAcaggatgcttaacaaaagtctagcactgagctacggccaaatcatccattaacaggttcaaacaagcatggcaaaaacgcatatggcaaacagatctcagacttagtgaaattaacacttgtttggaatttcagatcaggtagccctcttcggagcaacaaaactacatgctacaggacctgaacatggcaaagtaaagatgGCATGGAGCtgctcaaagatcttaacaaaagtcccttagtgaccttgagccaaaagggatcacaaaatatactaacaagcacacgaacatagcaaaaacataatcagttttcagacttagtgaaaactgggacatgctgaaacataactcacgaaggcatgtttacgagctcgatgcactcaccacggtgcaagtcatggcaatacaagcatacatcccttaagaaggcacaaaatgcaagctatacatggcaagaacaatggcatagcatgcacgggtcaactacaacatcaccggcaaaattgcaaacaagttgacaatctgcccagattcacaaagtagcaaaagtagagctcgattgactcaagataggatgctccataattgcaaacaaagacatggatggatagagcactacaatatcaacaaaactcccttactgatcatcctcaaaagaggcacggatcactaggaaacaacaagaacatatggcatcatgagataagcagctccaggacttagtgaaatcactaagtccctgaaaacagaattagcaagtgcaccactttgcaagcttgcacaagtcaccacacacatcctaaaaatacatcgGTTGCACCTatggagagatgacaaaacccttaacaaaacatatgtaaaactcatgggcatagcatgcacacaataatcatggcaaaaatgacaaaagtgctaaacggagtagcagatctgacaattaactcaagtagccctcttctaacagcagttcgggcatcaagatgagctcaaatgaaaatgatccaatggaatgaaatgatgtactctctgagatgaacattttgatatgctatatgccaaaaacagagttacggatgcaaagttacgatgcgatgaacaggagcacatgggttagggtttcgggcaaagaGTCAACCGTCTCagatccagatctagatccagccggAGTTACTGTTCATGCACGGACTTCGAGGATGGTCTGAGGGgcttggagctcgccggaggagctcgGACGAGGccggggcgacgaggaggcggcgccggcgggcacggacttcgaggcggcgggcgcggcggcacCGGTGGCGGTTGGTGGCGTCGGGCGGCGCCGGACCAGGGCGGCGCGGCGGGCTGCGGCCAGCCGGCGGCGAGCGGTGCGCGGCGGCTCCAGTCACCTCGGGTGGCCGGGCGCGAAGAGGAGGGTGGCAGCTTTGGGCGAGACGAGGCGGGGCgatgcgggccgggagggccccgcacaGGCCGGCGGCGGGGTAGGCGATGTGGGGCGcagggcgcggtggcggcggcaaacccgggagcgccacgtggcggcggtggcggatccggacacgtccggctcggcgcggacgttgtccggcggcggcggggatcctCTTTTTTTTAGGCTTagggggagaggatccgcgaatttggaatgggggatgtatatataggcatagggggagctaggagagtccaaatgaggtgcggttttcggccacgcaatcgtgatcgaacgctctagatgatggagcagagttaggtgggttttgggccaaattggaggggtgttgggctgcaacacacacgaggcctttcggtccctcggttaaccgttggagtatcagacgaagtccaaatgatacgaaacttgacaggcggtctaccggtagtaaaccaaggccgcttggcaagtctcggtccaatccggaaatgtttaatccccacacattaaagaaagctagaaatgaccaccggaggagaacgaagcgccggaatgcaaaacggacaacggggaaaatgctcgaatgcatgagacgaacacgtatgcaaatgcaatgcacatgatgacatgatatgagatgcatgacaatgacaacaacacacggagacaaaaacccgaacccgaggaaataaatataacttaacgccagaaacggcaagagttggagtacaaattgggaaagttacatccggggtgttacactctgTTTCTGACTATTGATTTTGCTTTCTTTATCTTGAAAACATGCACATCTACAAACAACTCCAACCTTACAGTGGCCTTAATAGATTTCACTTTCCAGCCTGGATTGGCCTTCATGATTCTCTCATATTTATGTGCAATTCTAGGGGCAGTTACCAACCTGTTGTCTCTCCTCTGTGGGCATATATGTTTGTCTACAGGTGTAATGACCTGAAACCATTCATTTGAGCTCCTCTTTGCAGCATATATCAACCATGGACACTTTAGCCAAGAACATTTTTCCCTAATCCTACCAGCCTCATCTTTTACAAAGGAAATGTGCCTCTTCATAGCTAGACCATACTTCACAACAGCCCTCTTGAATTGACCTCTTCCCCTAAATGTCATGCCTAGGCTGGAGATAGAAATTGCAGCCTTGCTATCAAATCTGGGAAATCTTGATTTCATCCTAACTGAATTTCCATGCTCATCCTCATCATAACTGTATTCCTCACTGGAATCCATGTATGGGGTGTCATTTCCTTCATCCATTTCATCTACAGGAATTATCTGTGTTGTACTTTCTTTCACTTCCTTCTCTTCATCTAGTGGCAACTTATGTCTGAGCTTTCTTAACACTTCCTTAGCATGCTTTCTGAGCTCCTCTGCCTCATCGTCTTCCCCTGAGCTGTCTTCCTCTCTAGGGCACCAATCCAGATCTTCACATTCATCACTGATTTCATCTTGTGCAACATCCACTAAAGGGACATCATTTTGTTCCTTCTCTTCTCCACTTTCATGCTCCAGGTCCTCCTCAACAGAGCAATTTTCATGCTCATCCTCCCAATCAATGTCAGTGTTCTCTTCTGCCCTATCTTCTTCTGCATTTGAAACATCATTTTGTTCCTTCTCTTCTCCACTTTCAGACCCACTGTCCTGTCCATCTTCAGCACCATTATCTTCATAATTCACATATACATCCACAACACCACCATCTGTAATGCACCTGTCCATGAAATGCACATTAGCATCAGTGTCCGACCTTCTCAGCCCATCTCTAATTTTTTTTCCAGGAAACAACTAGTACAGCCTGTGATTTTCAGTAAGCTCTTGAACATGGTAAGCCATCATTATATCTGCAAGCTGATCCCTGACAGTTGCTATGGTAACAATGTCCCTCTAAATTTGTGTGACTTGTATATGACCACCAACATATGACACACACTTCCTTGACTTCTCAAATTGGCCATTGTGAAAGAAATGAATTCCTAACCAATCTAGCTCATCCATTGCTTAACCTACAGCAAGCAATGAACAATTAGAACCTAAAGACATGAGCTTTTTCTACTTTCTACAGCAACTAGAGCAGATAACAACTATAGCAACTGCAGCAAGTAGAGCGGGAAGGGGATGGGACTCACCTCAGTTCGTCTGCGCCGTCGCGGAACCAGTCTGACCCCTCCCTACAGCATCGGTCGCCGCCCCGTCGACGGAGGCATCGAACTAGGGTTTGAGGAAGGGGGCAGGACAGCGGCCGTGGGAGAAGCAACACCTCGGGAAAGATTCGCCGTATGCACCGCTGCCGTAGCCGCCAACAGCACTCCGACCAGCCTTGCTCGCCTCAGATCACCGCTACCTCGACAGGGCCAGCGACGGCGACAGAGAGGGGAGAGGAATGGGGATTTTTTTGGTTCGAATCGAACCTGCGCCGCATCTTTATCCAGCCCGACCTGACAAGAGGGCCCCACCGAGTCAAAACCATTGTTGACCACTGCCACATCAGCTGCGGGTGAAGACAAACCGGCCAGGGTTTTTTTGTGTGTCCGGTTTTGGTTTGTTTAGGGGGTGGAAGAAGCCGAAAATAAGATGAGGAGGTAAAGTGAACCACCCACTTTATTcggggtagtaaaatggacttttttctttctcaaatacttgttcaatatttttcaaatatttgttcaatagttttatatacatgatcaacattttttgaaatacttgtcaacatttttcaaatacttgcccAACATGTTCAAAATATTTGTTCAAGATCTTTCAAATATTTtttgaagagtgttttgtgtaatatatatatttagaatattttagagtataaacaaaagaaaaataaaaggtgCGGATGGACTAGGCCTCTGACAAGGATAAGTATCCACACAGCAAAgaaaagtcttcttcctcctcccgtcgGCGCCGCCGCGGATCCGCCCCGCCTCCGATGGCATTTGCCTGTGGAGGAGCGGAGGATCTTGGCCCCCCGCCGGCGGGAGGGACCCTGTTCTCATTTTTGCTAGACTGAACATCTTGGTTGGGGCTgtgtggcggcggcgatgtccctTGGTAGCAATAATGTCTCCCACATCCCATCCCCGTCCCGATGGTGCGAATAGCGTTGTTGAAggatgtgtggaggtgtgtctccgtcggATCTCATGGGATTTGGTCGGTGCTGGTCTTTGATGGATTTATTTGGATCCAGTTTTtgttcgtcttcgttcgtgtggTTTCAGGCTTGATTTTTCCGATCTACAACTCccttcatcggcgatggttgctgctctggtgtgctcgtcctttgggaccttagcacaatgacttcccaactgtctactacaacaaggtttgcgcGGCTCCGAtgatggaggggcgatgatggtGGCGCGCCattggctcgctccagtgcttgtagttgtcgctaggtggtccatagacctggttgtaatttttattacctcttgtGTTCTCTGTACTGCCATGAATGATGAATAAATTGGAAATTTctctctcaaaaaaagaaagaaaaaaactaaaataaaaacgtGAAAGAAACAAAACAGAAACCAGGCTGGTCTTTCCAGTGCGCGTGAGCCGGCCCAACCGGGGTTCCGTTCAGCATGGGGTTCGCTCCTGTCTCGCTTACAATGCCAGACATAGGGCGCCCTTGAGATCAGGGCAacttagagagagagatcaagGCTTATCCCTCCCGCCCTTTTCTCTCGGTTAGTTAATTAGTTTTGACTGAGATCAGTTGCAACGATAACTTGGGAAGCCGCCGCGCCTATATACGCTCCGCCTCCCTCTGCCCCGATCGCCCATTCGCCCCCAACCCACAACCAACCCTTCCTCCTTCCTCAAGCGCGTCAGCTCCTCCGCCCCGGCGACCCGAGCGAGATGGTTTCCGCTGACGCAGCTCGCAACGTCGTCGGTATCATCGGGAATGTCATCTCCTTCGGCCTCTTCCTCTCCCCTACGTAAGCCCCCATCCCCCCTCCTCTAATCCGCCGCCTCTTTTGTAGACAGTCTAGAGTAATCTATATTCATGGATGGTGGTTGTTGCAGGCCGGTTTTCTGGCGGATCatcaaggccaaggacgtggaggAGTTCAAGCCGGACCCCTACCTGGCGACGCTGCTCAACTGCATGCTCTGGGTCTTCTACGGCCTCCCCATCGTCCACCCCAACAGCATCCTCGTCGTCACCATCAATGGGATCGGGCTCGTCATCGAGGGATCCtacctcatcatcttcttcctctactCCACCAACAACAAGCGGGTACGTACTGCCACATCCCTAAATCTAATCCCCTCGCCCGTTGGGTTTCGTCTAGATAGAACAAGATCTGGCCCTAACCCATGCCCGTGCGTGTGTGCATTCGTGCTTGCAGctgaagatgataggcgtgctcgCCGCCGAGGCGGCGTTCATGGTGGCCGTCGTGCTAGGCGTGCTCCTCGGTGCCCACACCCACGAGAAGCGCTCCATGATTGTCGGCATCCTCTGCGTCATCTTCGGAACCATCATGTACGCCTCCCCGCTCACCATCATGGTACGTACCTACACCCTCCTTCCTCATGAATCGATCGTACGTGTGCATGCATGCACTCTTTAATCCATGCTTTAAGCCCTTGATCCGTTTGCTCTTAATTCTGGAGGCGCAGCTGTTATTTTATTTCGTTTCATTTGTTTTGAACTTTGTTAGTTGTGTTTTAATGCATGCCGTTCTGGTCGTATAGAGTGATAATATGCATCGTTTACAAGACATGCGTGGTTAATCTGCATGCATGGATCTACTAGCTCTTTGGCCCAAGTGTCTTTGAGTGGCTAGATGAATGCATGCTGCTCACCTCACACAGTAGATGTACTCTCCACACACAAATTATTTTACGAGACAAGATGTTGCCTTGTGGACATTTTCTGTATTTTGTGGCTAGATTCACGTAGGGGTCTGGCTTCACACACCCAAGTTATTTCAGAAGATGCACACCGTTCAATTTACGTAGATCTACTTCAGACATCCAAGTTATTTCACAAGATGGTGTTTTGTGTGCACATGTTTGGTCAAAAAAGCTCAAAGGTAACGCAACCCCTGCGTGTCCTTTCCTTGTGGATCTGGACTTGCATGCCGTGTAAATAGCTATAGCCAGCCAACCAAACTTTCTGTTGCACCCGGCCGCCAAAATCTCGTGTTAGCTGTTGGAGTGACGGGTCCGCAATCGCATGGAAGAGCCGTTCATGACATGACTAAAAACATGTGATCCAGCACTTCATCACAAACGTATGTGCCAATGCCCCGAGGATGCATGTTCTCTTTTGTTTCTTGTGATCCTTCACTCTTGCCAAACCTATGAGTTATGATGTTAATTAACCAGTGAGTTTGTGTACCTACTCATTATATTTAGATCAGGAATTCAATGAGTCAGCCTTGTTAATTACCTACGTACGTACGTGTGCTCTTATTACCTGGTGATGTAAGTACTACTAAGATAAGATTGCAATACTTGATTGCAGGGTAAGGTGATCAAGACCAAGAGTGTGGAGTACATGCCATTCACCCTGTCGCTGGTTAACTTCCTCAACGGCTGCTGCTGGTTGGCCTACGCGCTCATCAAGTTCGACCTCTACGTCACGGTCAGTACATGCATACATGCATACATGCATACATGCATACATGCATACATATACACATCTCAAACAAGTATACCGATTAAACCTAGCTAGCTAGATTTTTCTGCCTCATCGATCTAACTGCCATTCATGCATGCAGATCCCCAATGGCCTCGGCGCTTTCTTCGGCCTAATGCAGCTCATCCTCTACGGCTGCTACTACAAGAGAACCCCCAAGGAGGAGAAGAGCGTCGAGCTGCCCACCAGCAACCCCGCCGGAGCCGGCAACGTCTCCGTCACCGTGGACAGATAAGCATTGgcttgcagcagcagcagcagcaaactCGCCGTCGCCAAGTGATTCTGGTCCGGCCGGCGGCCGAGATTTTAGCCCTAAACATTTTGAGTAGTTAAATTCCGGATGATCGACGCTTCAACAAGTGTGGTGTGCTAGTGGTCTTTGTTATAATTAGCTAGTCTTGATCGAGTGTGCGTTTCGTGGTGTGCCCTCGTGCAACTTAGAACTATATTCGTGCATGGGAGCAGACAGGAACATAATATATGTAGCTGAGTTGTCCCGAATAATAATTACACCACGCTTGTCACGTATGTGTACTCTCGATCGGAATCTATTCTTACGCGATGATACAATATGTTTATGAATTATTTCTGCGAGGCTCAGTTGTTAAGACCGTTCGTTGTTGTGGAACCACATTTTTCTAACGTCTGCTTCCCTTAACACCACCACCATGCTGTCTTGGGAACGTGACGGCAACCCTGTCGCTGAGCCACGATAATCTGTGAAAAACGACGTCTACAAGTAATTTTACAGGGATCTCGTGTTTTTTGTTTTAGAGAAAAAGTGCTACAGCCCTGTCCCCATCTTGTATTACCAAAAACAAGATTTTTTTGCTTGTTGgcattttttttgtgtgtgtacaTTTTGTGCGGATCTCCTGATTTTGTACTTGAATTTTGGTTGTCATTGCTCATTTAGACAGACAAATACCGAATGCGTGTGACGCTCCTTTAGCGTTTAAGCACAAAAACCTAGATTGCCTTTTTTTTAACCCCCAAAGCGTAAACAATAGCTCTAAGGTATTTTATATTAACGTAAATCAACATCATAGATAAAAAAAACTATCCAATGCCTATTTTTTGGTAACATATGAAGTAGGAATCATTGTCTCTTAACAACATCATAGATGCGTTGCAATCAGATTCTGAAGACTCTCAGCATACTTCATATTCACTCGATGCCCCACAAGAGTCACATAAAAAAGAATTTCCAGGCGTTCTCATTTTTTAAGAATCTTTCCATTCCTAAGGTTCCAAATATTCAAGCAGCCTAAAATGATTATATCCATGGCAATTCCTCTGAATAACTCAAGAGAAGCAAAAGTGCTTTCATCATAGGTTAAGATGCCTCTCTTTTCATTCTACGTAACCTCATACCAATATTCTTGTGCAAAGATGAAGTCCCAAAACAGATGTAAGtaaaaccacacacacacacacacacacgcacgcacgcacgcacgcacgcacacacattcATTACACTTCAGAtagtattttcttttttcttttgagcATCTTTCTGTTATTAACTATATCATGAAAGAGCAACCAGACGAAGATTTTCTTTCTGGGCATGCTAACACTCTTTTGGGCCATTTAAAGATAATTTGAGCATCGCGTTGACCTTTCATCTTGTTGTACATTTTGATAGAAGAGTATCTTGCTCCAAACCAAGGATAAATCCATTTGCCCATAGCATGGCCACTGAATTTATGAAGAATAAGATCCTGAAGCTCATTGGAACGATTGAATGTCTGGGTAGCTGGAGTCTGAAAATTGTCTGCTAACTCTCAAAGGAGTGCATCTCAGCTAATGTGATATGGTCATTTGTAAGCATAGGAATGTAGTTCTGGCTAATTTTGCACAGCTCGAGCCAAGAGTCATGCCATAACAACACAAAGTCACTAGATCCAACTACACATGATGACATCAAGCAACTTGCTTGAATGTTGGTAGATGTTTAAGATGAGATTTTCACCAAGATTTTTCCCCATGGAGAAGATAGACATTCCAAGTTGTTATAAGAGCCCTCCAGAGGCCCCAACCGATGGCGCAAACTCAAAATTATTGATCCTTCTAGGGCAAAAATTTCTCAGATATGAACTATAAAAATATATTCTCTCTTAGTTTCCTACAAACAGTGAATGGTACACCTTCATTCTTCAGTTTTGTTTGTTAGAGACAATCACTCAGCACTATTATTAATACCTCTAATATTCCAGTTAAGAATGTTCCAAAGTCCATTGACGAGAATATAGATTCAAGATTTTCTCTAATATAACAACATCATAGAAACTGCATTAAACTGAGAGTTTGACAACTCTAAGTGTCATCTCTTAACGATGCCTACAACTAGAACAAATAGAGTACGGAATATATATATTCTAATGTCGTGTATGTAAGGAAAGTGTCCTTCCGCttccgagctcaaatgagctcggtgaAGAGTAtaatataaaaaattcaaaaaacattcAAACAATCTGAATTTTTTGTGACAAGCACTCACAAAAGCTTCAAGTGCTTGCAAAACTTCGTTATGGAATCACATTACTTTAAGGTGTGGCAAAAACAACAAAATCAGTgcttcaaaatgcttttgaaagtagcacTTTTAGAGTATCgattttttttttgccacgccttctaggaatgtaATTTCATGAGGAACTTTTGCAAGTACTTGAAACCCTTGTCAATGTTTCTCACAAAAAGATTTCAGATTtttttactgttcaccgagctcatttgagctcgggcttTGAAACTCTGTGTCGTGTATATAACACATTTTTTACTGTTCACATCAGTTTGATTCACATCTTCGCAAAGGTTCTTGCACTACGGCTTGCTCCTCGGATGCGGGAAATCGTTTCAATGAACCAGAGCACATTCATCGCTGGCAGATGCGTGCACGATAACTTCCTTCTCGTGCAGCAGACGGCAAGGCTACTCCATAACATCAAGGCACCGCGCGTTCTCCTCAAGCTCGACATCGCGAAAGCATTCGATACCGTTGCCTGGTCCTTCCTGCTTGAGACCTTGACCCGCCTTGGCTTTGGCCGTCGTTGGTGCGAGTGGATCTCCATCCTGACATCCACGGCCTCCACGCGCGTCCTAATCAACGGCAACCCCGGGCTGCCTGTGGATCATGCCTGAGGACTTCGACAAGGCGATCCCATCTCGCCCATGCTCTTCGCTATTGTCATCGACTCGCTCAACTCACTGCTACAGCACGTTGTTTCCGTAGGCATCCTGCAGCGGCTCACCAcccgtcatgccgcctcgagcatCTCTCTCTTTGCTGACGATGTCATCATCTTCTGTCACCCCGACCCCCCTGAGCTTGCCTCCATCCGGGAGTTGCTACGTATCTTTGGGGATGCTTCCGGCTTGCGCACCAACTTCTCTAAGTGCTCCGCTGTCGCCATCCAATGCGGCAATGAGGTTGCCGCCGCGATCACCACTGAGCTCTCGTGTACTGTCGCCGCCTTCCCCATCACATACCTCGGGTTGCCGCTATCCATCCGCAAGTGTCACGCGTCTACTCTCGTGCCCCTGGTCGAGCGACTGGCCAAGAAACTAGCAACTTGGAAGGCCACTCTCCTTTCATGGGGCGAGCGACTGGCCCTGgttagggatggcaattttatccatggatctggatacccatggatacccgacccggttgggcaagggtatggagcacatttctgcccatgggtccgtggatatggatacccacgaacagTCGGGTTGGGCAcggttatagtttgtgctccatggatatccaatggatacccgtacGTCATGTGAGGCCATATGCCAGTGATAGTAGAAAGagcgaatcaatgggaaatggctggcaatatgcaactggtgccataagctatatgctgcagaatcaacctctagtatgtcacacttaaggactcattgcactacaagaaatatgtcaacttatgaccttctgtcagtgaccctcgaagaattggtcataaatttatgaccattttagaccaattggtcaaaaactgttcagggggctccaaaccctaaaccattgcgaccattttggtcagaaaggtcgtaatttccttacaggAACTAGTCACAAAgcaacagtgctagtccgctgccttatttttagttgttaatgaccaatatagatggccaTAGACTTGTAGATTGtagtgggttgtgatgactaggcgccatctcagcagttttgcctatgtgtcatgtccatgtggcagtttttgccctaggttgtgaagcaacctatatttctatcattcccaaaattccccaaaaaatctcataaattctttggggc
The sequence above is drawn from the Triticum aestivum cultivar Chinese Spring chromosome 7A, IWGSC CS RefSeq v2.1, whole genome shotgun sequence genome and encodes:
- the LOC123147015 gene encoding bidirectional sugar transporter SWEET6a — encoded protein: MVSADAARNVVGIIGNVISFGLFLSPTPVFWRIIKAKDVEEFKPDPYLATLLNCMLWVFYGLPIVHPNSILVVTINGIGLVIEGSYLIIFFLYSTNNKRLKMIGVLAAEAAFMVAVVLGVLLGAHTHEKRSMIVGILCVIFGTIMYASPLTIMGKVIKTKSVEYMPFTLSLVNFLNGCCWLAYALIKFDLYVTIPNGLGAFFGLMQLILYGCYYKRTPKEEKSVELPTSNPAGAGNVSVTVDR